The Actinomyces faecalis genome includes the window TGCGGTAGAGCTCGCCGTAGCCGCGGATCGCGGCCAGCGGCGTGCGCAGCTCGTGGGAGGCGTCGGAGACGAAGCGGGTCATGCGTTCCTGGGCCACGACCTGGACGGAGAAGGCCTGCTCGTTCTGCTGGAGCATCGTGTTCAGCGCCCGCTGGAGGGAGCCGACCTCGGTGGTGGCGGGCTCGCTGACGGGCACGCGCGCGGACAGGTCGCCCTTGGCGATCCGTCCGGCCACCGCCTCGATCTGGCGCAGCGAGCGGAAGGAACGGGTCACGAGGTAGGCCGCTGCCAAGGTGCCCAGGAGGATGACGGCGACGTCGGCCATGGACACGATCAGGCGCGTGCGGGCCACGGTATCCATCATGCCGCTCAAGGGCAGGGCGATCGCGACGACGCCGCGGTACTCCTGGGTCTCGGCGTCCTTGATCGGCAGGGCGATCACGCGCCACTGACGGCCCGGGATGTCGGAGTCGACTGTGAACAGGTCCGGGGAGTCCTTCTGGGAGATCGCCTCCTCGAGCGAGAGCCAGCCGATCTGGGGAGTGCCGTACTCAGCAGCGGTGTCTGCCGAGATCATGGCCCCGTCCTGGCCGTCGATGTACTGGGCCTCGACGTAGTAGGTCGAGAGCATGAGCGAGGAGCTGCCGGTACGGATCTGTGTCAGCGCCTGCGAGCCGATGGCGCGCGAGGTCACGCTCAGCTGGTCGTCGACCTGCCCGAGCAGGTGGGTGTGCAGCAGCGAGGTCACCGCCAGCGAGGCGATGAGCAGGCCCAGGGTGAGCAGGGCGGTGGTGATGAGGACCAGCCGCTTGCTCAGCGGCAGGCTGTGCCAGCCTCGCCGCGCGGAGGTCATCGGGTGCCACCGCCCCTTCTTGACAGGGCGGTGCTGCTTGCCTTGCGGCGGGCTTGAGGCGTGTGCCGTCGCCGCCTCGTAGATCCTCAGGCCGGGCCGTCTGGTCCCGCGCGGCCGCACGCTACTCGCCCTTGGGCTCACGAAGCATGTAGCCCACGCCGCGACGGGTCTGGATCAGGGGCGCCACGGCCTGGCCGTCAGCAGTCTCGATCTGGTCGATCTTGCGGCGTAGGTAGGAGATGTAGGACTCCACGATGGCGGCGTCGCCGTTCCAGTCGTACTCCCAGACGTGGTCGAGGATCTGGGCTTTGGAGACCACGCGGCCGGCGTTGAGCATGAGGTAGCGCAGCAGCTTGAACTCGGTGGGGGACAGGTCCACCTCGACACCGCTGCGGTGGACCTCGTGGGCGTCCTCGTCCAGGACCAGGTCCGCCACGCGCACGATGCCGTCGTCCTCGGCCTGGTTGGCGTGGGTACGGCGCAGGATGGCGCGGATGCGGGCGACGACCTCCTCCAGGCCGAAGGGCTTGGTGACGTAGTCGTCCCCACCCACGGTCAGGCCCTGGACCTTGTCGGACATGTCGTCGCGCGCGGTCAGGAAGAGGATCGGGGTGGTGACGTCGCGCTCGCGCAGGCGCCGGGCGACGGTGAAGCCGTCCATGTCCGGGAGCATGACGTCCAGGACCATCAGGTCCGGCTCCTCCTGGTCGATCGCACGCAGCGCCCCGTTGCCGTCGGCCGCCGTGGTGACCTCGAAGCCTGCGAAGCGCAGGGAGGAGGCGAGCAGGTCGCGGATGTTGGGCTCGTCGTCGACGACGAGAAGACGAGCCTCGTGCCGTTGCTGTGCGGAGTCCTGAGAGCGGGCCATACCGACACTGTGCTCCCGAAGGCTGAATGTTGCCTGAACGGAGAGTAGGTGGCCGGTACGAGGTGCCCGGCTGGGACGGTTGGCCTAGATGAAGGCGGTCGGGTCGAACTCGTCCAGGGAGATGATCCGCACGCGGGGCAGCGCGATGGTGAAGGCCCGCACGTCCGACTCCAGGTCGTGGACCACCAGGCCGCGCGACTCCAGGCCCGCGAGCTGGGTGTTGAGGAACTCCCGGAAGCACAGGACCCCGACGCTCGCGCCGGCCTCCAGCAGGCGCTCGATCTGCGGGATGTAGTCGCCGTCGTGCGAGCCGAGCAGGACCTGGGCGCGCTGACCGGACTCGACGCGGTCAGCCAGCGCGTCCAGGGTGCGCTGGATACCGATGTCGACGACCTTCTCCTCCGGGCTCCCCGAGCCGGCCAGGGGGATGGGCCGGTAGTCCATGGCCAGCAGGGCCTGGACGAAGCTCATCGGCATGTGCCCG containing:
- a CDS encoding sensor histidine kinase, whose amino-acid sequence is MTSARRGWHSLPLSKRLVLITTALLTLGLLIASLAVTSLLHTHLLGQVDDQLSVTSRAIGSQALTQIRTGSSSLMLSTYYVEAQYIDGQDGAMISADTAAEYGTPQIGWLSLEEAISQKDSPDLFTVDSDIPGRQWRVIALPIKDAETQEYRGVVAIALPLSGMMDTVARTRLIVSMADVAVILLGTLAAAYLVTRSFRSLRQIEAVAGRIAKGDLSARVPVSEPATTEVGSLQRALNTMLQQNEQAFSVQVVAQERMTRFVSDASHELRTPLAAIRGYGELYRMGGVPAERQSEVMGRIETEASRMGRLVDDLLQLARMDEGRKMNMERVDLTEVSRGALSDMSVLAPDRECALISLVDDDAEPGPVVVTGDRDRLSQVVTNLLGNVARHTPAGSPVEIAVGVVAGPVVVPDPAGQDRAAGAPAPTPLTTVVEVRDHGPGVPQNEAQKVFQRFYRADTSRNRETGGSGLGLAIVSAIVARHGGTVQMLQTPGGGATVRIEIPAAPDQGPVLR
- a CDS encoding response regulator transcription factor, with the protein product MARSQDSAQQRHEARLLVVDDEPNIRDLLASSLRFAGFEVTTAADGNGALRAIDQEEPDLMVLDVMLPDMDGFTVARRLRERDVTTPILFLTARDDMSDKVQGLTVGGDDYVTKPFGLEEVVARIRAILRRTHANQAEDDGIVRVADLVLDEDAHEVHRSGVEVDLSPTEFKLLRYLMLNAGRVVSKAQILDHVWEYDWNGDAAIVESYISYLRRKIDQIETADGQAVAPLIQTRRGVGYMLREPKGE
- a CDS encoding nuclease; amino-acid sequence: MTATSATPTYLLVDGENIDATLGMSVLGRRPEPEERPRWDRVLSFCDTLSDQQAGGEGEDTHALFFLNATSGHMPMSFVQALLAMDYRPIPLAGSGSPEEKVVDIGIQRTLDALADRVESGQRAQVLLGSHDGDYIPQIERLLEAGASVGVLCFREFLNTQLAGLESRGLVVHDLESDVRAFTIALPRVRIISLDEFDPTAFI